TTTACTCTGGAGCACACCGTTGCTCGTGGACTTCTTGGGAGGGTTGGCCATGGTGTTGACGACGACACTGTGCATCTGATGGGGCATTTGCTTCCCCGTGGGATGGGGAATAGAGCTCTGATCATCGTCGACACCCTTGGACAAGGCTGCGGAATGAGGGTTCTCCTTGGCGAGAACGACAGCGTGGTGAATGGAAGTAGCTTTGTTGTTGGCAATGGCGTACTTGCTGTGCTCTTGGACAGTTTCGAAGGCCAAGTGACCTACGAGAAGGCGAATGGCGTTGTGCTGAGCGAACATGTCTTGGCACTTGGGGTGATTGGAGACAAGCTCGGAGGTAGCCCACGCGACCACCGCCTGGACCTTCATGGGACCTTCTTTGAGGACTTTTCCGAAGACGGAGCAGGCGCCGCCGTGGATCATATGCTCGACGCTCTCGGGATCTCGACCGAGCAAGCCTAAAGCACGAGCAGCGTTCTCTTGCCCCTCAGGTTTGCCTTCCTTGAGCAGCTTAAGGAGAGGCCCAACGCCTCCTTCCTCGATGATAAGCTTGGTGTAGCGATCGTTGTCACGGGCAAGAGAAACGAGGGAAGCGGCAGCATCGGAGCGGTCTTCGAGTGATCCGGTGTGGAGAAGAGCAATCTGCTCCCAGATGAGGCAGAGGATGGGCTCGTTGGCGGCGATCGGAGGAAGGCCGAGGTAACCAGCGTCGCCGCGATCCTCAGCGGGAGCGGAGACGCGGAGGAGCCAGGAAACGTCACTGATGGAGTTCTCCAACTGAGCAGACATCTTGCGGAAGGCGGCGGCGGGGATGATGGTGAAGACGCGCTTCATGATCCCGTTCCCTCGGCACTTGAGCACAAGGGAGAATGCCTTGTCCAGCATCTGCTCCGTGTCGTCGATTATACGGCGCGTCGGACGCTCGTACAGATCCGAACTAGCCCGGGCTGCCTGCCGGAGAAGACCAGCAAGCTTCTCAGTCTTCGCCTTGACTTCCGCGCACTCCTGCTTGAACGCACTTGCCTCATCCGCCGCTTTCACCACCTGGTCTGACAGTTGGATCGGCTTCGCTAAGATTTGCTTCACGATATCCGCCATCTCGGATCAATGGCAGTATTGGATCTGAAGCGAATCAATCGAGATTGGACAAGGAATGAATCGGAGAAGAATCCTTTTATTTCAGAG
This genomic interval from Brassica oleracea var. oleracea cultivar TO1000 chromosome C2, BOL, whole genome shotgun sequence contains the following:
- the LOC106324630 gene encoding uncharacterized protein LOC106324630 — its product is MADIVKQILAKPIQLSDQVVKAADEASAFKQECAEVKAKTEKLAGLLRQAARASSDLYERPTRRIIDDTEQMLDKAFSLVLKCRGNGIMKRVFTIIPAAAFRKMSAQLENSISDVSWLLRVSAPAEDRGDAGYLGLPPIAANEPILCLIWEQIALLHTGSLEDRSDAAASLVSLARDNDRYTKLIIEEGGVGPLLKLLKEGKPEGQENAARALGLLGRDPESVEHMIHGGACSVFGKVLKEGPMKVQAVVAWATSELVSNHPKCQDMFAQHNAIRLLVGHLAFETVQEHSKYAIANNKATSIHHAVVLAKENPHSAALSKGVDDDQSSIPHPTGKQMPHQMHSVVVNTMANPPKKSTSNGVLQSKGGVKPPCNLQPHQNSTSKTRELEDSATKCQMKAMAARALWKLAKGNSTICKSITESRALLCFAVLIDKGNEEVRYNSAMALMEITAVAEQDADLRRSAFKPNSPACKAVVDQVLKIIEIADSELLIPCMRTIGNLARTFRATESRMIGPLVKLLDEREPEVTGEAAVALTKFACTENYLHKDHSRSIIEAGGGKHLVQLAYFGESGVQIPALELLCYIALNVPDSEQLAKDEVLAVLEWASKQSWVTQLESLEALLQEAKGRLDLYQSKGSRGFNFN